The following coding sequences lie in one Sesamum indicum cultivar Zhongzhi No. 13 linkage group LG9, S_indicum_v1.0, whole genome shotgun sequence genomic window:
- the LOC105170776 gene encoding GDSL esterase/lipase At5g22810 has translation MMSSSLIASFWCIFVLVMLCFGRTINGQPLVPALLIFGDSVVDVGNNNNLETIVKANFPPYGRDFIKHKPTGRFCNGKLASDFTAENLGFTSYPPAYLSKQARGKNLLIGANFASGSSGYYDTTAKIYNTIPLSKQVELYKEYQKKLVALVGQSNASSIVNGSVHFVSAGSSDFVQNYYINPLLYKKYTTDQFSDILLQSYTKFVKELYNLGARKMGVTTLPPLGCLPAVITIFGEDQNVCVEKLNKAAISFNNKLNSTSQKLQSELSALNLVVLDIYQPLHDLVTKPTDYGFFEARKACCGTGLVETSILCNAKSPGTCKNATEYVFWDGFHPSEAANKILSDDLLAAGISLIS, from the exons ATGATGAGCAGCAGTTTAATTGCAAGTTTTTGGTGCATTTTTGTTCTAGTCATGCTGTGCTTCGGCCGCACGATAAATGGGCAGCCTCTGGTGCCTGCACTGCTGATATTTGGGGACTCAGTAGTTGATGTAGGCAACAACAACAATCTTGAGACGATTGTGAAAGCCAATTTCCCTCCTTATGGAAGAGACTTCATCAAACACAAACCAACTGGTAGATTTTGCAATGGCAAACTTGCCTCAGACTTCACCG CTGAGAACCTTGGATTTACATCATATCCACCAGCCTATCTCAGCAAGCAAGCTAGAGGCAAAAACCTCTTAATTGGAGCTAACTTTGCCTCAGGTTCGTCAGGTTACTATGACACTACAGCAAAAATCTAT AATACTATTCCACTAAGCAAACAGGTGGAGCTGTACAAAGAGTATCAGAAGAAGCTGGTTGCACTTGTGGGGCAGTCCAATGCTTCATCCATAGTCAATGGTTCAGTCCATTTTGTCAGTGCTGGAAGCAGTGACTTTGTCCAGAACTACTACATTAATCCTCTTCTGTACAAGAAGTACACCACTGATCAGTTCTCTGACATTCTCTTGCAGTCATACACTAAATTTGTGAAG GAATTGTACAATTTGGGCGCAAGAAAGATGGGAGTGACGACACTTCCTCCACTTGGGTGTCTACCGGCGGTGATCACCATATTCGGGGAGGACCAAAACGTCTGCGTTGAGAAGCTAAATAAAGCAGCAATATCATTCAACAACAAGCTGAACTCCACATCTCAGAAGCTGCAAAGTGAACTCTCTGCTCTCAACCTCGTCGTCTTGGACATTTACCAGCCTCTCCACGACCTCGTCACCAAACCTACCGACTATG GTTTCTTTGAAGCAAGAAAGGCATGTTGTGGGACAGGACTGGTGGAGACATCCATACTGTGCAATGCAAAGTCCCCAGGAACATGCAAAAATGCAACGGAGTATGTGTTCTGGGATGGATTCCACCCATCTGAGGCTGCTAATAAGATTTTATCAGATGATCTGCTGGCTGCTGGCATCTCTCTCATCTCCTAA
- the LOC105170777 gene encoding UDP-D-apiose/UDP-D-xylose synthase 2, whose protein sequence is MANGRVDLDGNPIKPITICMIGAGGFIGSHLCEKLMSETPHKVLAVDVYDDKIKHLLEPSSLPWADRIQFHRINIKNDSRLEGLIRMADLTINLAAICTPADYNTRPLDTIYSNFIDALPVVKYCSENGKRLIHFSTCEVYGKTIGCFLPKDSPLRQDPAYYVLKEDASPCIFGSVEKQRWSYACAKQLIERLIYAEGAENGLEFTIVRPFNWIGPRMDFIPGIDGPSEGVPRVLACFSNNLLRREPLKLVDGGQSQRTFVYIKDAIEAVLLMIENPARANGQIFNVGNPNNEVTVRQLAEMMTEVYAKVAGESPLDTPTVDVSSKEFYGEGYDDSDKRIPDMTIINRQLGWNPKTSLWDLLESTLTYQHRTYAEAIKKATSKVVAS, encoded by the exons ATGGCCAATGGCAGAGTAGATCTGGATGGTAACCCGATAAAGCCAATTACGATATGCATGATCGGCGCCGGAGGTTTCATCGGCTCGCATCTTTGCGAGAAGCTCATGTCCGAGACGCCGCATAAGGTGCTGGCTGTGGATGTGTATGATGACAAGATCAAACACTTGCTTGAGCCTTCCTCCCTCCCATGGGCCGACCGCATCCAGTTCCACCGAATTAATATCAAGAATGACTCTCGCCTCGAAGGCCTTATTCGCATGGCGGATCTT ACCATAAACCTCGCTGCTATCTGCACTCCAGCAGATTACAATACTCGTCCTCTCGACACAATTTACAGCAATTTCATTGATGCCCTCCCTGTG GTTAAATACTGTTCCGAAAATGGCAAGCGTCTCATACATTTCTCCACTTGTGAAGTTTACGGGAAAACAATTGGTTGCTTTTTACCCAAAGATAGCCCATTACGGCAG GACCCTGCTTACTATGTTCTTAAGGAAGATGCCTCCCCTTGCATTTTTGGGTCTGTTGAGAAGCAGAGGTGGTCGTATGCATGTGCAAAGCAGTTAATTGAGAGGTTGATCTATG CTGAGGGTGCTGAGAATGGCCTCGAATTTACAATTGTGAGGCCCTTCAACTGGATTGGTCCTAGGATGGATTTCATACCAGGAATTGATGGTCCGAGTGAGGGTGTTCCGAGAGTTCTGGCCTGCTTTAGCAAT AATCTCTTACGGCGTGAACCTCTGAAGCTTGTGGATGGTGGCCAATCACAGAGAACCTTTGTCTATATTAAGGATGCCATTGAAGCTGTTCTGTTGATGATT GAAAACCCAGCCAGGGCAAATGGTCAGATATTTAATGTGGGCAACCCTAACAATGAAGTTACAGTCAGACAACTTGCTGAAATGATGACTGAG GTTTATGCAAAGGTCGCCGGAGAATCTCCACTAGACACACCTACAGTTGATGTAAGCTCGAAAGAATTCTACGGTGAAGGATACGATGATAGTGATAAGAGAATTCCGGACATGACCATAATCAATAGACAACTTG GGTGGAATCCAAAGACTTCGCTATGGGATTTGCTCGAATCCACTCTTACTTACCAACACAGGACATACGCGGAAGCCATAAAGAAGGCTACTTCAAAAGTGGTGGCAAGTTAA
- the LOC105170774 gene encoding uncharacterized protein LOC105170774 isoform X2 produces MDYSLAALKLLCVQLKSAVQTPSQNSFTLGGILFQRAWLQGILVSAPCSTDSGGNGQFLLDDGTGVIELILSGDFRSRRWEAGMYVMVVGGYFDRAGDLPMIKIGSPCGILK; encoded by the exons atggattaCAGTCTGGCAGCACTGAAGCTGCTCTGCGTGCAACTGAAGAGCGCCGTCCAAACGCCGTCGCAGAACTCTTTCACTCTCGGCGGCATTCTCTTCCAACGCGCTTGGTTACAG GGCATTCTCGTCTCTGCACCTTGCTCCACCGATAGTGGTGGGAATGGACAATTCCTCCTTGACGATGGAACCGGCGTAATTGAGCTAATACTCTCCGGAGACTTTCGCAGCCGCCGTTGGGAAGCAG GGATGTACGTGATGGTGGTTGGAGGGTATTTTGACCGTGCAGGTGATCTCCCAATGATTAAg ATAGGGAGTCCATGTGGTATCTTGAAGTAA
- the LOC105170778 gene encoding BTB/POZ domain-containing protein At3g44820, with translation MAPAGKISGFHREGNDWFCNASLRSDITVVVDEVNFHLHKFPLISRCGKIATICEESQSTTEEILTVTLEEFPGGADTFFIVVKFCYGGRVEFTPRNVVILYCAADYLCMTDDYGEDNLLSKSESFFHKHILRNWKDCILALQSCEPVIARADKLQIISRCMNALSVMICTDPSLFGWPMMMYGSLQSPGGSILWNGINTGARIQSNESDWWFEDISYLCFELFERLIQTMEAKGITPENLARAIMYYCKKYLPGLGRWQGGQSGISRSVASFSMTPATVNQRALLESVIKLLPEKKGKSFCRFLLGLLRVALILGVNHTCQDSLERRIGVQLELATLDSLLIPSYSDSDTLYDSDCVERMIHHFVSSETSLTSISPTSFDLDTSPSFGRLKRVAKLVDNYIAEVASDVNLKPTKFRSLAEALPGSSRSLHDGLYRALDIYFKSHSWLSEKEREQLCSIIDFQKLSIDACAHASQNERLPLRVVLQVLFFEQMQLRTALAGCLHLLDTETAPAGPNEATGQRIQRDGWVTVVRENQVLKTDMERMRSRVVELEEEFSQIKEEMKKVTKSHSYISSPRFLARGIGCKLLPRSSNVEHDILESTAPTPRASVEQAQPSTRSLHRKSSSLF, from the exons ATGGCTCCTGCTGGGAAAATTTCTGGATTCCACCGTGAAGGAAATGACTG GTTCTGCAATGCAAGTTTGCGAAGTGATATTACAGTGGTGGTGGATGAAGTGAACTTCCATCTTCACAAG TTTCCTCTTATTTCAAGATGTGGGAAGATAGCAACTATCTGTGAAGAATCTCAAAGTACCACTGAGGAGATATTGACAGTAACACTTGAAGAATTTCCTGGTGGTGCTGATACATTTTTCATTGTAGTCAAATTCTGTTACGGTGGCCGGGTAGAGTTCACACCTAGAAATGTAGTAATTTTGTATTGTGCAGCTGACTATCTTTGTATGACTGATGATTATGGTGAAGATAATTTACTGTCCAAGTCGGAGAGTTTCTTCCATAAGCATATTCTACGGAACTGGAAGGATTGCATTTTGGCTCTCCAAAGTTGTGAACCAGTTATTGCAAGAGCAGACAAACTTCAAATCATAAGTAGATGTATGAATGCTTTATCTGTGATGATTTGCACAGATCCCTCTTTATTTGGGTGGCCTATGATGATGTATGGCAGCCTGCAGAGCCCTGGAGGAAGCATTCTGTGGAACGGGATAAATACTGGTGCAAGGATCCAGAGTAATGAATCTGACTGGTGGTTTGAGGACATCTCTTATCTCTGCTTTGAGTTGTTTGAGAGGTTAATTCAGACAATGGAAGCCAAAGGAATAACACCTGAAAATTTAGCACGTGCTATAATGTACTACTGTAAAAAATATCTTCCAGGGTTGGGCCGATGGCAGGGAGGCCAAAGTGGCATATCAAGATCAGTTGCTAGTTTCAGCATGACACCTGCCACTGTTAATCAGAGGGCACTCTTGGAAAGTGTTATCAAACTACTGCCTGAGAAGAAGGGTAAATCTTTTTGTCGTTTTTTACTTGGACTATTACGTGTTGCATTGATCTTGGGAGTTAACCACACATGCCAGGATTCTTTAGAAAGGAGAATAGGTGTACAGCTAGAGTTGGCGACCCTGGATAGTTTACTTATACCAAGTTATTCAGATTCTGATACTTTATATGACAGCGATTGTGTTGAAAGGATGATTCATCATTTTGTATCTTCTGAAACAAGTCTGACTTCTATATCTCCAACATCGTTTGACCTGGACACATCACCATCATTTGGACGCTTGAAGAGAGTTGCTAAATTGgtagataattatattgcaGAGGTCGCTTCTGATGTTAACTTGAAGCCGACAAAATTCCGGTCATTGGCAGAAGCATTGCCAGGATCTTCCCGATCTTTGCATGATGGGCTATACCGAGCACTAGATATATACTTTAAG TCACATTCCTGGCTCTCGGAGAAAGAGCGGGAGCAGCTCTGCAGCATCATTGATTTTCAGAAGCTCTCAATCGATGCTTGTGCCCATGCATCTCAAAATGAAAGGTTACCACTCAGAGTTGTATTACAAGTCTTGTTCTTTGAGCAGATGCAGTTGCGAACAGCTTTAGCCGGTTGCCTCCATCTTCTGGATACCGAAACTGCCCCCGCCGGTCCCAATGAAGCAACTGGCCAAAGAATCCAACGAGACGGATGGGTAACAGTGGTCCGTGAGAACCAGGTGCTGAAAACAGACATGGAAAGAATGAGGTCTAGAGTTGttgaattggaagaagaatTCAGTCAAATAAAGGAGGAGATGAAAAAGGTGACCAAGTCACATAGTTACATCAGTTCTCCTCGCTTTCTTGCTAGAGGGATTGGATGCAAACTGCTTCCTCGCTCTTCAAATGTTGAGCATGACATCCTTGAGAGCACAGCACCCACTCCAAGAGCGTCAGTGGAACAGGCACAACCATCCACCCGTTCTCTTCATAGAAAAAGCTCTTCTCTTTTTTGA
- the LOC105170774 gene encoding uncharacterized protein LOC105170774 isoform X1 yields the protein MDYSLAALKLLCVQLKSAVQTPSQNSFTLGGILFQRAWLQGILVSAPCSTDSGGNGQFLLDDGTGVIELILSGDFRSRRWEAGMYVMVVGGYFDRAGDLPMIKVHKMVDLSSFPDRESMWYLEVIETFKLFYQPLFEE from the exons atggattaCAGTCTGGCAGCACTGAAGCTGCTCTGCGTGCAACTGAAGAGCGCCGTCCAAACGCCGTCGCAGAACTCTTTCACTCTCGGCGGCATTCTCTTCCAACGCGCTTGGTTACAG GGCATTCTCGTCTCTGCACCTTGCTCCACCGATAGTGGTGGGAATGGACAATTCCTCCTTGACGATGGAACCGGCGTAATTGAGCTAATACTCTCCGGAGACTTTCGCAGCCGCCGTTGGGAAGCAG GGATGTACGTGATGGTGGTTGGAGGGTATTTTGACCGTGCAGGTGATCTCCCAATGATTAAg GTTCACAAAATGGTTGATCTTTCCTCATTTCCAGATAGGGAGTCCATGTGGTATCTTGAAGTAATCGAGACCTTCAAACTTTTTTACCAACCTCTATTTGAGGAATAA